In the Urocitellus parryii isolate mUroPar1 chromosome 1, mUroPar1.hap1, whole genome shotgun sequence genome, gtgtgtgtgtgtgtgtgtgtgtgtatatgtatttcaaCTGACCCATTGCTTTTCTTGTttacaggttttttgtttttttttttcagattgccAAATTAAGATCAAAACAACTAGAATCTAAGATCcaattcaaatttttgttttcctttggacAAAAACTGaacactaaatttttattttcttttggaaatatcttgaaaaataaatacttcaggGTATTGGACCCATCTCAGCAGGACATTGTAAATAGTGTTCAAATATATCTGATATATTCCAAACTTCTGTAATTTTTCACCTTGACTGTTGCAATATCCTCATCTTATACCTCCATCCATTCTGTAACACTGTTGGAGTACTTTATCAAAAATGCAGCCCTTACTTTAAGACATGCCTTCTGTTAAATCCTTCCCTCAGTCTTTCATCTGGGATTCAACTTCTAAGTCTTGGCTTTGTTACCCAAAAGTATAAGTcctatctttttatatttcttgtacATATTGTATAGTATAATCAGTTTACCTTAATGTCAGGTTATgttttacttataatttatatttgataatcAACTGAAAAATCTCTTCCTTTTTGTATCAAGACTAATCAATAAAAAAGGAGGGAACTGAAAGATGAAAGGTATTCATTTTGTCACAACATCAGTAGGAAATGATAGAAACAGCACAGAAAGCAGTGACAATTAAAAACTCCAGTTTTAGTTCAATTCATAAATTGTTAATCAGGGATCTCTTTACAGTGACACCTCTTAGAATAGAGAAGTGTAAAATAAAGGGTTTTGCCTCCATTTGTTGTTTAATCACTAtgctattttactttaaaaactaatttataaaGTAACTAATACTGACATATGCTCTTTTAGGTTGTTGTATAAATCATTGCTGTTTAATATAAACAATTGTGTGTAGCTCCTGATAAATAATAGACATAGTCAATATGattaattaacatttttgagAGATCTAAGTGACATGtcctaatgaatgaatgaagagtgTGAGAAAAAACATCAATTTTTCTGTCTTGCACTGAGCGGAAATCTTTCCCTCACTGTTCACTGGCAATtaggaattaaaatattattagatttGATAGAAATGTGTCACTGAATCATCTCCTTTGTCATCAGATGAGATTATATACAATAACAGTTACTTGTATACAACTAAGATAATCGTATTCTTTGTTCAAAAAATGTAGTGTTATGGAATATAATTCCTAAAATTTCTGTTAATATAAAAGTAAACTTCAAAGCTCTTTTTCTAGTTCagcaaaaaaatgtataatgattttgaattttaggtaatataatttcaatataaatatgataGATTTTAATAAGACAtcaatttaaatcaaaatttttagaGTTCTGTGTTTTACTTCATCAGATATAATTTCTGAGTTCTGAATTGAGGATGCCTTAAAATACTTTGTATAAATAACTTTTCTGAAGATGTTTTACCAAAACAGGAACACATAGTTTCTCAATATGTCTCACACTACAGGATGGTAGGATCAACAGATTGTCAAATGTTGTTAGTTACACTAATTTACTGGGAAATTTTGAGATTTATGTCACATTCTTTAAACTttctcatatgtatatatatatatatgtatatatgtatatacatatatatatatatacacactatatatatataaatatatatttctcaagtatatgtgtgtaatatatatatatatatatatatatatatatatatatatatatatatattatatattatatttttagggGTGGGAGTTGGAAAAGAGTCTGGAAGTGTCTTGCTAACTCTTTTTAAGCTTTAACAAAAAGTTATAAGACAAGTTCTccagaaaaaatgtttctttgatGTTGAGATTAGTCTACATTCTTTGTCTTTGTGCACAGAGCATATTATGTGTCAGTCTTTTGTGGTATACTTCTCAAAAGTAGGAAACATACTACATTTAAAAGAAACTCCAGAATACCAAAGAGCAATTCAAATATAGTTCTATACATGCAATTGGAATATGTAGTCCCTTTAATTAACTTAAACTCATTTGTAATGtaacagacaaaaaaaatatttctgatcacaccaaataaaaaaggtaaactccttgattgagcatctCCAGTCTAAAAGCTCAGTGTTGTAATTCAGCTTCAATAGGTACATTCCACCTGCATCATGAGGCACATTGTAAAGATCCTCCCCTCCCATTTCTTACCAGATGCAGCTTATGCCCAGCTAATATTGGCCCCAGGGAAAGATGGTTCAGAACCCTAAGAAGGTAAATTTAGGACAGAGGCTTCTGCATAAACTTTAAGTGAGGGGGAAAGGTAATGGTTCTCAACAGGAAGTGAGACACTTGGGCTATCTCAGAAGAGAGGCATTTGTGATTTTGGGGGGCCTCAATCAGGGTCATACCTATCATGGTCACATTCTTTCCCAAGCTGAAGCCTGGATTTGGCACAACAGACCAGCTTTGATTGGTAACTTGACAATTTCTGTTGGACTAATCTGAAAATTACGTCCTGGGCCATTTCCTTAGCTGTCTTTATTGTTGCCTTCAGTTAGTTTCTACTAAAGCAACCCTCTGACTTTCAAATTTGCTCTCATTTGCTAATCAGTTGTTTTCGCTTGTCACTTATCTTGTTTCATTATGTCTTTAGAATCACTTCTTCCTCTCCCATATTTCTCAAGCACATTGCCTTAGTCagatttttatcactgtgacgaaaatacctgataagaacaatagAGGAGGGAAAGTATAAATTGGCTCACAGCTTAAGAGGTCCATAGTCCAATGACTCCATTATAACAATGTATAATGGGACGATGGCCAGTGTCTCACTGCAGGGGTTCTTCATCCTGCCaaggagggtgtaagccacctgaAAATTTAAAGTCTAAGACAATTAGTGAAGAACAGAAGACTAagagtcagaaatatatttacaaaagcagagCCCCTGATATATCTAGTCCATATAAgagctggaactagacaaagggaaGATGGTTCCAGCGGTTTATTTAAGGGGATACATCAAGGCAGGGATAAGGTCTCAATGGCAGAGTCTTGCTTCCTAACATCTTGCAGTCAGCAGGCTGATTGGCATCTTAGCAGGTcttacccatctcaggtgctttGTGGGAGATGGCATAACCAGATAGAAATTCACAGTGTCTTGGAAAATTGGccagagaaaatgtccactggtcattcccagactcCAGATGTTTCTATCTACTAGGCTTCGATGAGTGATGACCCACACACAACCCATGGACAACTAATACAAACATAGTCATTACAATAACTGAAATATTAATCTAGTATGCCCTTCAATACCTTTTATCCACTGACTGCTCTTATTGCTATGATCAGTGATTGTATTCTCGTAGCCACTCAAGTAGTATGTGCTTCAGCTCTCAAACTCTAAATATGTACATGATTTCTTCCTAAGAATCCTGCTCTAAAGTAGATTTCAAGTGATTAATTCATTGAGGATTGCTTGTGATCAACACTTGTGCAAAGAAGAGTATAAATGGGGTGCACTGATGAAAGTATTGAGCTTTCAATAAAGGCAGAAGCACAGCATTGACTGAAACAGAGAACTTGAGCTAAAATGGCCTTACACATTTGCCCAAAATTTAGCTGAAGAGACCCGGTCTTTGTTCTAACTCATTAATTGATAATTGTATGGAACTTCTACTTAGAAGGACATGAATTGTGTGAGGCTGCATTCTGTGGCTAAGggaatctaaaaaaaagaaataaagttttcaCTGAACATTGTTCTAGTATGTGCACAGTAAAGTTTTTCATTGAGGGCAACTTTAAATGTATCACAGCATAGAACACATTAAAGAgaatcaagaatacaaaacaacaatagcaaaataCTCCTGTAGTTGGAGAAATTAATAAACTAATATGTAATAACCCCTAAGGAAGGTAAATTGGAGCTTTTAAAAGAACGTAGGATTCTGTACAACAGACCAACATGGGAGAAAAGACTTCCTACACTTCCCTAGGAATTTAGATCATGCTATGACATGGAGCCATCTTAAGAAGGATTTCATTGTCTAGACTTGCTGCAGAGGAAATAAGTAAATCCAGCATCTGATATATCTGAAAGACCCCAAAGCCACTTTATAGATTCAGCAGATGCCAACCCAAAATTTAGTCTGGGCCCAGAGGAGTGACACAGATCCACTGCAAAATCTGCGTGGCCAGGGGCGTACCAGAGGGTGCTTCCATTTAAAATTGGCAGTTTGAGGTCAGTGACAGAGAGGAAGACCAGTTCTTTGTGAATCTGTGAGGCGGAGTGAGATGTGTGAATCTGAGAATATCAGGAGTGGTACTGGAAGAAAGCTTGGAGACCACAGTTCCCACCTCAGTCAGACTGCATGGGTCTGGCTACCTCTCTGGCAATGAGCAGTGTTCAGAGGATTTATCTACATGGCTTGCACATTTGCAGTGCCCCTAAGTGCACTGAAAAGGTATTGGGACCCGGGGTGCACAGTCTAGATGGGTCCATGGAGCTGAAGGTGAGCGGTTTTGTGGGTAGTCCCTACTCTAGCTGCATGCTGCCTCTGGGtacataaaacagatattgaGGATGAATCTAATTCTGGAGCAAACAAATTTCCCTCAGTACTTTCAGGTGAGCAATAAAAGGCAGACTCAGCCTAAAGACTctcctaaaatatttcttctgcttgGGCTGGAGCTGAGAAGGAACAAATTGAATGGTAGAGGCATTCTACAAACCCCTCCTATCTCTTGGATTGGCTTCTAAAATTAGAAATCCCAGAAGAAAGTATCTCCACTTTAAATAACCTGAAAAggagaaatctttaatttttttggttttgtttccattgtttggtcaattgttttttttccctcatttttttcataatctaattttatgtatttctaaaatatttttataatatttttcttcacctctcttttttctttttcacttaaaacctcctccttttttctccttttcctcatttcttcctttgtgtctcttccttcccctttttttctctattttattctacATATTTAGCATTAATTTCATTATCATACTACCTAAATTTCAGCCCGTTTTATATGAATCCACCTTTCTTCTCCTAGGTTAATGACACTGTAGAGATCATTTAAAATAACCTTTAATTATAGCATGCTGAGAGgaatccccagcccatatattgTAAAGGGACAGCTGCTTACTAAAAACAGACATTCACATAATAGTGCAAGAGATATCCATCCCAACCAATGAGAAAATGTTAATGTAACATTATAGAAAACATGAGGGAAAAAGGCAGCAAGATGCCTCCAAAGATCCAAAACTTTTTAATGACTAAATTCATAGATATTGAAGTGAATAAAAGGTTGGACAAACAATTTAAGAAAACTATAGGAAATGAATGAGGGATTCAatatagagagagagactctgaaaaataaccagagaaatcttggaaatgaaaagttcttttctgtctcttccttccctccttccagtTCAGCTAAAAGCCAAATCAATAGACTCAATGAACcagaagacagaatttcagaaCTAGAAGACAAGATGAATTCACTAGAATTTAGTTGAACTACAGCATGATCCAGTTATACCTCCCTGGTATTAATCCTGAAGaaataaagtcagcatactaaaGAGACACAAGCACACCCATgcttagagcagcacaattcacaagaacCAAATTACGGAACCTGCCAAGGTGTctgtcaataaatgaatggataaagaagtgtgatgtacacacacactggagttttATTGAACcgtaaagaacaaaattatgtcatttgttgataaatggatggaacttgaggtCATCATATTAAGGGGAAAATGTCAGACATAAAATGTAAAACGTTGCATGTTTTATCTAATGTGGAAGATagggatgggaaagaaaaaagggaattttcatgaaaatagaagaaagaccagtagagtagagaatAAGGAtctgagggaaggaagagggaaagaaagaggaaggatgcTAGGCAATTAAATTAACCAAAACATGTTTTGCGCATACTTTAATATTTACAGTGAATTCtactattttttataattataacgTCCTGACAAAAAAgtttcacaaaatttaaaaatatggaatatatttttaaaacttacataaatggagaaaaaccatgtttataaattataatattggTTAAACTGTCATTTCTCTCTGTATTGAACATATTACATTATTTAATGTACATACTGACATTCAATgtaattctaatcaaaatcctaaAAAGAAGTGTTCGAATGTATGTGAAAatcttattctaaaataaatatgggCAGCCGAGGCAGGATGGGTCAAAGTCAGAGTGGTGGTCATGGTCCTGGAGGTGGCAAGAAGGATGacaaggataagaaaaaaaaatatgaacctCCTGTACCAACCAGAgtggggaaaaagaagaagaaaacaaagggaccagatgctgccagcaaactcccactGGTGACACCTCACACTCAATGCCGCTTGAAATTACTGAAGTTAGAAAGAATTAAAGATTATCTTCTCATGGAAGAAGAATTCATTAGAAATCAAGAACAAATGAAACCATTAGAAGAAAAGCAAGAGGAGGAAAGATCAAAGGTGGATGATCTGAGGGGGACCCCAATGTCAGTAGGAACTTTGGAAGAGATCATTGATGACAATCACGCCATCGTGTCCACATCTGTGGGCTCAGAACACTATGTCAGCATCCTTTCATTTGTGGACAAGGATTTGTTGGAACCAGGCTGCTCAGTTCTGCTGAACCACAAAGTGCATGCCGTGATAGGAGTGCTGATGGATGACACAGATCccttggtcacagtgatgaaggTGGAAAAGGCCCCCCAGGAGACCTATGCAGATATTGGGGGATTGGACAACCAAATCCAGGAAATTAAGGAATCTGTGGAGCTTCCTCTCACCCACCCTGAATATTATGAAGAGATGGGTATAAAGCCCCCAAAGGGGGTCATTCTCTATGGTCCACCTGGCACAGGTAAAACCTTGTTAGCCAAAGCCGTAGCAAACCAAACCTCGGCCACTTTCTTAAGAGTGGTTGGCTCTGAACTTATTCAAAAGTACCTAGGTGACGGTCCCAAACTCGTGCGGGAATTGTTTCGAGTTGCTGAAGAACATGCACCATCCATTGTGTTCATTGATGAAATCGATGCCATTGGGACCAAAAGATACGATTCAAATTCTGGAGGCGAAAGAGAGATTCAGCGGACAATGTTGGAATTGTTGAACCAGTTGGATGGATTTGATTCAAGAGGAGACGTGAAAGTTATCATGGCCACAAACCGAATAGAAACTCTGGATCCAGCACTTATCAGACCAGGTCGCATCGACAGAAAGATTGAGTTCCCCCTGCCTGATGAAAAGACTAAGAAGCGCATCTTTCAGATTCACACAAGCCGGATGACACTGGCCGATGATGTAACCCTGGACGATTTAATTATGGCAAAGGACGACCTCTCTGGTGCTGACATCAAGGCAATCTGTACAGAAGCTGGTCTGATGGCCTTGAGAGAACGTAGAATGAAAGTAACAAATGAAGACttcaaaaaatctaaagaaaatgttctttataaaaaaCAAGAAGGCACCCCTGAGGGCCTCTATCTCTAGTGAACCATAATTGCCTTCAGGAGTTTTCTTGACCCCTGAGAGGGT is a window encoding:
- the LOC144254077 gene encoding 26S proteasome regulatory subunit 4; protein product: MGQSQSGGHGPGGGKKDDKDKKKKYEPPVPTRVGKKKKKTKGPDAASKLPLVTPHTQCRLKLLKLERIKDYLLMEEEFIRNQEQMKPLEEKQEEERSKVDDLRGTPMSVGTLEEIIDDNHAIVSTSVGSEHYVSILSFVDKDLLEPGCSVLLNHKVHAVIGVLMDDTDPLVTVMKVEKAPQETYADIGGLDNQIQEIKESVELPLTHPEYYEEMGIKPPKGVILYGPPGTGKTLLAKAVANQTSATFLRVVGSELIQKYLGDGPKLVRELFRVAEEHAPSIVFIDEIDAIGTKRYDSNSGGEREIQRTMLELLNQLDGFDSRGDVKVIMATNRIETLDPALIRPGRIDRKIEFPLPDEKTKKRIFQIHTSRMTLADDVTLDDLIMAKDDLSGADIKAICTEAGLMALRERRMKVTNEDFKKSKENVLYKKQEGTPEGLYL